In Thunnus albacares chromosome 1, fThuAlb1.1, whole genome shotgun sequence, the DNA window gtatgtgtcttgTCAcactcatttccattttccactTATTACAAATTGTCTGTTTGATGTAACAGCACAGACATGAAACCATGGCTTTTTTGAATATTTCGCTAAATAAAAGTGTGATATGAGAAATGGAAGCAACACTGTCTaatgaaaaccaaaatgtaatttcttttagGAACAGAGTAAAGTAGTcttgatttaaataattttaaaaataaatgacatttattgGTAGGAGgattttctcaaaaaaaaaaaagagtattcATTTAATGTAGTTGTTCTCAACCTGGGGCTCGGACCCCAGGTTGCACCCTTGGCTTTGTCTACTCATAGACAAAGCTTAGAGATACATGTTTTTTAGTGGAGGACATTTTACTGTGGTACTATTACAGTTAAATTAAAAAGCAGAGCCAGATTAAAAACCAAAACCCTAAATCAGACTTTTCTCTCGTGAATTCCCCTCCTGCAGGTTGTTCTTCATCCAGCTTTCCAGAACCATTCTGACTGGGACAACGACTTGGCTCTGCTGAAGCTGAAGGAGCCTGTGGTTATGAGTGACAAAGTGTCCTCAATCTCCCTGCCAAAGGAAAATCAGCAACTGGCCCAGGTGGGGTCCATCGCTGGCTGGGGCTGGGGGATCCACCTCACCTTAGCTACATCACTCAAACACGCAGTGCTCCCCGTGGTCAGTTCCTGTAAATCAGAATATCAGGGTGACTCGCTCAAACCAGATGTGGACGATAACATGTTCTGCACTGGACCAGGTCAATACAgtgaaaatgtatgttttggtGATTCAGGCAGTGCTCTGACTATGAGCGATCCTGACACTCAGGATAAGTACGCAGCAGGGATCCTGTCTTATGATAAGGCCTGCTCAAGGGACAGGTATGGAGTCTATATGAAGATTTCCTCATATCTGCCCTGGATACAGAGCGTCATCAAGGGAGATGACTGATGACTAAGATGTTCACATGGCAGCAGTAGAGAaatcataacaataaataaatatattgcaATGTAACCACTCCTGTCTTGTCACTGAAATATTGTGAATGACATGTGGAAATTCTGGTAAATAAATCCATTACTTGCAATACATCTTGTTTGGGATCTTGTTTGTTTGGACATACCAATTTCAAGGTAAACCACACAATGTTTCACTGTTAAACACGTAAAGATAATCTCCAGAAGTATtgtagtatgtatgtatgtatatgctTCTGTGGTCTTCCctcaaaaaaaagtttaattacctttataaaatccttaaaattacatctcgTCCTTCTCTCTTAtcaaaaaatccagaatctatgaatatgcaaatattgttgctttcaaaagttgaactgctagacacaagatgtctcctacttcactgaaaagtccattctcagtgtatgtgtgctggaggcttcaggtttccacatcatttgtgtaagttgtatactggaccacaattgggtccaaactagttgtgatattacaaatcatgctcgtaggcaAGCCCTTTAAATTCTGATTTTCAGTGAGTatagagaaactttcctccttcagcagatgaatgtgaaaacagccttctagtgtcaaagtCTGCACATActtcattctgcacagtgaagcttaaacatccaagtgaagtaacaacaaggaaaacacaaaacaatatttgtggTTGCATGCAGGTGTTTTCCCCCACCAACACAAGCAGGACTTCAAAGATATTTTCGTCTGACAGGTGTGTCCACTCTGCCATAAATCATGAACTATCTCAACAACAAATGCTTTTGATTGTGAGATTGAAGttttaaagcctctggaaatttggcttgaaatagtaaaaatgcatatatgatatcaaagttaAGTGTCCCATTAAGCATCAataaaaatctgagtgaaaataaacattcatatcTATTAGAAAACTTAGTTCAAAAACAGGTCATTTGGCTGCTCAAACCATTTGTCAGGATTGTGGGGGCATAATCAGATCAGgcttgattgacagctctgTGCTCaaataacactttattttctattcaagcactaaaatgttttgctgcCATGAAATAAACTATCAAATCTGTCAAATGGACCCTATTTGATTAGAAAGCTTTACTAAGCGACTAACTAGCAAACTAGGGTAGACCACCCAAATCTGTGTTCCCCTGTTGGTGCAGGGTTTTCCTTTATCCACAAGAAAGACCATTCATTGTGCCCCTGCAGTTTCTACTGTGGTCTAAATAAcataacagttaaaaacaaatatccTTCTCCTCTGATTAATTCTGCTTTTGAACCACTCCAGGGAGCCACCATCTTCTCCAAACTCAACCTCAGAAGCGCCTACCACCAGGTCTGAATTAAGGAAGGAGATGAATGGAAAACTGTCTTCATCTTGCCTTATCTTCTTCCAGAACATGGAAGAACACATCCAGCATGTGAGGCAAGTTCTCCAAAGACTAGTTGAGAGCAAACTGTTTGCCAtaactgaaaaatgtgaattcCATGTCAAGTCTGTTGAGTTTCTGGGATACATCATTGACAGCGGGCAGATGAGGACAGATCCTGGAAAGATTCAGGCAGTGGCAGATTGGCCCATACCCACATCCCTGAAACAACTCCAGTGGTTACTGGGCTTTGCTAACTTTTACAGAAGGATCATCAGAGACTATAGCTCTGCGGCCGTGCCTCTGAGCCAACTCACCTCTTCAGCTACTCCCTTTCCTGGACCCCTGAGGCAGATGCTGCCTTCATCGAGCTAAAGTGACGCTTTACATCATCACCTGTCTTGGTCCGGCCAGACCCTTCATGTCAGTTCATCATGAAGGTTGATGCTTCAGATACAGGGGTTGACGCTGTTCTTTCCCAGCACTTAGCTTCTGACCAGAAACTCCACCCCTGTGCTTTCTTCTCCCAGTGATTGTCCCCCTCTGAGCAGAACTAAGATGTTTGAAACAGGGAACTGCTTGCAGTCAAGTTCGCTCTGGAGGAATGTAGACACTGGCTGGAGAGAGCAAAACACCCACTTATCGTTTGGGTGGATCACAAGAACCTGGCCTACATCCAGACCGTCAAATGACGGGGATGAgatcatgtgtgtgtggaagtgaAGAGACAAAAGGAAATGGCGGCTAGGCAGAAGAAATTTGAAATCGGCCTGAGTCTAAAATGAAACCTTTTGTGCCTAGAAGCACGCAGGGTCCAATCTGAGTGAAAACCACTATGGTTAGTAGAAAACTCATTCAAAGGTTggatcaaaagaaaacaaatggtTCACAGTAAAAGTCCTACAAAGCATAAGTCAAAAACATAAGTGTTTGCATCTAATAATACACAATTTCATAGCTAACTCTGCCCAGACATCAGCCTTATTTGAGGATTGCTCTAGTAAGCAATAAGATATGTGTTTATCCATCCCTTTTCACTGAACTGCGTCAAGTGAGTCCAGTGGTGTGACGGAGTTGGGGGTCCTGTTGTCCTTAGCTCATCAGCTGGTCGGGATCCGTCTCCGTCTGAGTCCATGCTTGTAGCGGGGAGGAAGATCAGAGGTTATATGTTGAGAGGGACTTGGTTGCCTTTGTTTCTTAAAACACCTGCATGACTTGCAATAAAATTAAGCAGTTATAAGCTAGTAATTAGTTGAGTACTGAACAAATTGAGTCAATCTTACACTAAATTGTGGCCAAATGGTAAGGTAAGAAAAACAAAGGGTCCTTTGTTCTTTGTTGTGGTCAGTGGTATCTCTACCATCTTTGCAGGAGCGCAGCACAGAGAGACGATTTGAATGTGTCCATGGTTTTTATTGATAATATGATGTCATAAGTCATAGGCCACAATGACAAATGGTGACTGTGGCTGAGGGTCTATGGGTGGAGTTCAGGTATAAGTGTGAAACCTGAAGGATCATGGGAGGCTGAGTTCAgttcagtctagaccaaagtgATGACTCACACAACTGACCAACATTTCCCTCCAGAGCTATAAAAAGCTGTTATTGAGCCATTGTGACGGCCGCACTTGCAGCCACACAGTGGCTTTGAAGTTTGTATCCCAGCTGGCACTCACACTTTGGTCTcttttacatttgtagttcattttctcctcagttagctaatttaattacatttcacattacatacaaataaataacaacacactggattttgtttcatactcattttattttacagtttggcAGTACATTAGTTTCTATTTGTAGCGCGCACATTTGGTTAACTCTTGTACAGTCATTAGTTTAAGTTGttctaattttcatttttttgagtTACCAGTGTTGGGGTGCTGCTCCTGGAGGACATCTGGCCAGGTCTGGGCAAAGGATGTGCACCAGGACATGGAATGgttaaatacaggaagtggccaATTGGGTCATACCAAGTCCTGCCACCTCATAGGGAGGaactgtttatttcaagtttagtcgtattgtttgtttctctttattgaaTGTTTAGTTGGGTATTTTTGGTTTAGTTGATTTAGTTGAGTTAACCTGTGTTGGGGGGAATTCTGTTGTTTATTGCTTAGTTGGTagtgtttgtcatttgtcagtTACCCCTCTTGTGTTATGGTCTGATCAGCCAGTGTATATTTTCccctttgtgttcattttggaAGGTCTGTTAGCAGGGTTAAGTTCACTTTAGTTGAGCTCTGTTTATTTGACCTCTTTTATGGGCCctgaactttatttacatattttgtcatttgtaccttttttttgcattttttgggtaaaataaaaaccctcttTTTTGAAACCACCTGAGTCTCCTTTGTCTACCAGCTCGGTCCCTTACAGccataataatgaaatatatcAAACCATTTTCTTACTATGTTCTAAAAATACGTATACACAATCTGTGTAATCTGTAAATAGGGACAGTACTATTTTGGCTCTGTACTCCAGCACAGTGGATTAATAATGAAACGATGACTATGAGGTTAAAGTGCTGACTTTCAGAGAAGAGAATTGCTTCCcttctacagtatgtttgatCCATTTAAGAGTGCACTTGCCTCAGGTCAGTGAATGCTGTAAAGCTTTAGTAACTCTGCCACCATGAAATGACTTCATTTGAAATCAGTGTTTGATTTTCAGGATTTTCATATCCAATTATATGCTTAAACTCAGGAAATCATTTCTCCAGGCTCTTGAAAGCCCACATTAAATCCTCTTGCAAAATTACTCTAACTTTTAAGTCAGAGAAATCTGAAATCTATCTAGTCAGGCTTGTTAAATACTGACTGCATGGTCCAGCAAATgaagatttttgcttttgtacattttctgcaTCAGTGTTCCTGAGTAtactacgtgtgtgtgtatgagaatTAGTTTGATTTGTTCACTAGAAAGATATAAATCTTCCCTTTAATGTGACTGTAGTCTTTGTATTTTCACCTGTTAGATCGTTtgcttatttattaattttggCATGAGTTGACTATTTAGATCACTAAGAACAATTTTGACCATGCTCACTTTCTACCTGGACTGTAGTGGCTAGAAACTTGTAGTGAGAAAGGTCAGATTAATCTGACCTGCTCTTGCCAAATGCTAAAATACAATCTCCACTTTGATCATTAGATGAAAAAAGTGACtatattagggctgcaaataatgattattcATGATGATGTAATCTGCGttttattttctcgattaattgattaattgtttagtctattaaatgttaaaaatagtaaaaaaaaaatgacattcataACTTCACAGAGCCCAACGgtctaaaatgttaagatattcaatttacagtcatatgatgaagaaaagcagaaaattgtcacatttgaaaagctggatctgtcaaatgtttggcatttttgcttgaaaactgaaacaattgattgattatcaaaatagttgccaatttattttctgtcgatctaataatcaattaattgactaatagtGGCAGCTCTATTTTATATTCCATTGTCttgaaaacaacataaaaggCTCCTGCTGCTCTTTCCACTGTGTCTAAAACTGTCCACATTGCAGTCTCCCAGATAATATTGTAGACatataataaatactgtattaaTAATATAGCCATAGGTGCCATGAAAATAAAAGGCTGCATTTACTCCATACCCACTGCgacacataacataaacatCATATGGAGAGAGTGGAGAAAGCctacaataaataaaacccaCCTTTCTAAATATGTTTGAAGATTTGAACACTAACTCAGTGAAATAGTTTAATCACcaaaaattgtttttatgattttagtACCTTATTCCCAACACTGTAGCTTGTGCATGTCTTATGTAAGGCAACTGTTGATATTGCACCACTGTGTTTGACTTCAGATCATGGCAGctcttaaaataaatatatatctttGTAGGCTTGTAAATATCCACAGTAGTAATGCTGGACTTTCCACCCTGCAGTAGCAAAGCACAGATTTGCCTCACTGCTGTCACTGTTAACTAGTTACATCAAGTTTCATCAAGAATTTGATGAAATGTTGTAGGGTGTTGTACCCCTGCAGAAAAATCTAATGTAGCGatatgtgtgttattttttgtgataaCAAATTAAACAGTACAAGCTGTTGCAATATCATTAGTTTTTCATCCACAGGAGATAAAAGTGTTCACCTCAGTcagattttgtttactttttgtaAACTATGATGCAAACGGTACAAGCTGTTAGTGAGTGCCTTGATttgcaaaattttaaaaaacactgacttGTGAAATAGTTTAACTTTGCAATAGTTAACAACaacttaaaataaagttaaaagaTATAGCTGAATAGAGAAATACTCAACtcatatgaatgaaaataacattttttacaccacataacagacagaaaaaaactcttaaaggacgggttcacaatttttcaagtgtgtatTCAGGTGCCCAATTTAACATTGacataggtttttcttgccataatctgttcatactgacctgAAGATCCTTTCATAACACACTTTCAATGTGAATGAcaggggccaaaatccacacacctccttctgtgcaaaaatataatttatctgaagccaatatgaagcttcagccatccaaattagtcaaatcaagtagacaTCTTTCAACattgcagtctttttagtgctaatgtccctctttttgttactatacttccaccgcagctcaacagggaaacactgtctgaggaaacacaaagagagaatttcatgctaaaaaaaatgtggcagatatccacttgatatgactaactccGACTTCTGAAGCCTCATTTAagattcagataaactttttaatgtatttttgcacaaaatgactgtgtggacacactgtggaatatggcccccatcatttacaCTAAAAGGACATTTGatgaggatcttttaatagcctgtatgaacaggaagaatgattacagggaggaaaacctctttctgtgttcatatggacacctgcctgttgttttaagacagtctTGAACAATTGTGAGTCTGTCCTTTGTTGATTGGTTGCTATGGTGTCTGTTAAATattcagcattttgttttgaCATTACTCTAATACTACTCTTAATTTTGACAAACTGAACTATATTCTCTTTTTCACACTATACAAGAGAactatattgtattgtattgctTCACATTTTAATCATTGATAAATGTTCATTTTCCTGAATTCAGACTGTGGCAGAGTCTCCCAACTGATGAAAGCGAGATTTCGCAATTTTTCTTTTGAGATTACATGAATCAACATTTCTGTGCCAAGCAGAAATTTCCAGGTTAACGGCTCCCAGCAGGTATAAAGCCTCCCAGCCTCAACTGACAGAGCACACTCAAGAGGAGAGATCATAGCTATCACTGCAGAAGATGAATACTCACAACAAAATGTGGTAATTTAAAATCTTCTTTTGTCGGTTTGTTGTCGAATTTCTCTGAATTCAcctgaatatacagtatcttcTTCTTCAGAAGTTGTAAAATGTACTTTGGAGAATAAAATCCCAAACTGAGCCTCAGTAGTACTACCAGAAAATGTTCCAATCTATGaatttgaacatatttttaaaattcttattTCTTCTATCTTTTAAAAACCTACTTAGGTTGAATTTTCCAGTAAGTATCCAGTAATGTTTTGTGAGCTGGTAAATCAAATGCTTAAATATGCTAATTCTGAAATGAAGTAactaatttgtttaattggaCACTTTTAATTATGAAATTGCCCCTTCCCCCTTTTTTTACCTCAATTGATCCAGAAGTTCAGAGACATTTAATGTTTGTTCACTATGCGATTCTGTTGTTTTTCGAAGGTTTTCTCTGGCTGTACTCTTTACAGCATGGGCCTGTCTGGCAGACGTGGCACACACTGAAGGTAGGATGAAATGCTCAGAGAgacacaccaacacaaacacaaacatgcctCAGCTGAGGAACATGGTGCCTTGATTTCAAGTAGTTCTTACATCAACGTTGcaaatatatgataaataagTACAGTAGGGTATTTGTTGGTACTGttggaccatgaatgtctttacaaaatttcatgacaaccCATGTAATCTTTGTTaagatatttctgtctggaGCAAAGTGGTGGCCGACATTACAGAGATTGCCATCCCTAGCTTGCTTGGCTAAAAATGTGAGCAGTCAACCATCAGTCTTCATAAGTGTCTACATGACTTACTCTGAGATATAACAGTTTATTGTGGCAGTACCAAAACATGCCCTACACACTCTGAGGATATATTTAAAGTCAAAATATGACTCCAAATTAGGCCACAATGACTGATCTAGAGATCCAAACAGCAGTCCTTTACTTCAGGGCACGTTCAAGTGGATCCAAGCGACCTGTGCAACCTCCAGTTCTCTGAAGTTTCTGTTTTACACTAATACCTCCTTGACAGCTGCTGTTCAGATAGATAACTCCTGCATGAAATGACACGGGCTGTCCTGTGGGATCTGAGGGTTGGGCTATTACTGTTCATTTTAGATATCCCTCATTTGGCTGTAAAGCTACAGTATCTGACAGGGAAATTGCCTATTTGCCTGCTTATTTTATATCTATccttaaaaaataacaataaagagAGCGATCTGAGTCCACCGAAATATCCGACTAAACTGACTCGaatgttgaaaaataatttgcTGATAAGGGAATGGCAGTTATTTTCAgtgaaaagatgatgatgatgaagataatgagatgaagaaaacattCAATGTAGCACAACAACTGATTGTATTTTCTACTCCTACAGTTTCTGTAATGCATCAGACTAATTAGTCATCCATTCATTTAATTGTGTTTGTAAGCTATTGTCTGttgaacacaacactgaaagTCATTCCTGGTAAATAAATGCTGTTTGGACGCAGAATTACAACAGATTAATGATCATGAACATTAGAGATTAGAGCCATCCATGTAAGGATGTCGATATCACTTCGAAGAGAAAATCACTTGAAGCAGTTTTCATGATTATCTCGGCCACATAAAAGACACACGGATCAAAGCGCAGAGAGTAGATGGATCCTCCTCTTCACTCAATGTTAAGTAAATCAGGAGCTGCTGTTTCTGGAGGGAACCCTCATAGCATGAAAGCATAGCATTCAGATGACAAAGCTCCGTTTAACAGCAGATCTCTTCAAATACAAGAAAGTAAACAAGATATGTCCGTGTTTATTTCCCAGCCTCAAGCGTCCGTTCCAAGCGACTGGTTGGGGGGACCCTGGCACCTCGTGTCCCCTGGCAGGCCATGATCTACCTGAGTGAGAGCATCCTGGACGGAGGCTACGCAGGCGGTGCTCTCATCTCTGACCGCTGGGTTTTGACGGCTGGCAGGAACCTTTTTGTCAGGAAGACCCGACAGGACACCCAGGGAAAATCTCCCATCATTCCTAAGGTGTACCTGGGGATCTTAGGAAAACCAGAAGCTGGTCCCCTCACAGAGGTTGCAGTAGAGAAGGtgagcaaagaaaaacatttaatggaGGTTAGATTAAACTTTGTCTCTTTAACCATGTTAGAGCTACTGTACCAGCGGTCGTCATTCAAATGCATTTTATGCATTCATGAACtatacaaaaaattaaaattttacgTGAAGGCCGGATTTCAGTCTCTACAGATGTCTAATAAGCAGTAATAGATAGCAGGAAATATGTATAGTGTAATGCACAGACatgtagattttcttttttcactttgttttttttctattttctttttatagatTTGTTTTATGGCTGCGGCATTGTagcaaatgaaaatactcaaagACAAAGCTTGGAGATACATGTTTTTTTAGTGGACAGCGACAAGATACAGAGTATCTTAAGATACTACTGTGGTACTATTACAGTTAAATTAAAAAGCAGAGCCAGATTAAAAACCAAAACCCTAAATCAGACTTCCTTTTCTCTCGTGAATTCCCCTCCTGCAGGTTGTTCTTCATCCAGCTTTCCAGAACCATTCTGACTGGGACAACGACTTGGCTCTGCTGAAGCTGAAGGAGCCTGTGGTTATGAGTGACAAAGTGACCCCAATCCCCCTGCCAAAGGAAAATCAGCAACTGGCCCAGGAGGGGTCCATCGCTGGCTGGGGCTGGGGGTACTACTTCACCTTTGCTACATCACTCAAACACCTAGTGCTCCCCGTGGTCAGTTCCTGTAACTCAGCATATCAGGGTGACCCGCTCAAACCAGATGTGGACGACAACATGTTCTGCACCAAAGCAACTCGATACggtgaaaatgtttgtttcgGTGATTCAGGAAGTGCTCTGGCTATGAGCGATCCTAAAAGTGGGGATGTATACGCAGCAGGGATCCTGTCTTATGATAAATCCTGCACGAGTGGCGACTTCGGAGTCTATATGAAGATTTCCTCATATTTGCCCTGGCTACACAGCATCATCAGGGGAGATACAGAGGAATCATTTGCTCTGCGCGCTACTGCTATGACTAAGATGCTCACATGGCAGCCACGGCAATAGAGAaatcataacaatatataaagtCAGTGattatttttgaatgtttgCAATGTAACCACTGTTGTCTTGTCACTGAAATATTGTGAATGACATGTGGAAATTCTGGTAAATAAATCCAACCACACAATGTTTCACTGTTAAACACATAAAGATACTCTCCAGACGTATTGTAATATGTATATGAATACCCTGCTTCTGTGGTCTTCCctcaaaaaaaagtttaattagctttataaaatccttaaaattacatctcctccttctct includes these proteins:
- the LOC122982222 gene encoding haptoglobin-like, whose translation is MNTHNKMWFSLAVLFTAWACLADVAHTEASSIRSKRLVGGSLAPRVPWQAMVYLSDSFMDGGYAGGALISDRWVLTAGRNLFVRKTRQDTHGTSPIIPKVYLGILEKSEAGPLTEVAVEKVVLHPAFQNHSDWDNDLALLKLKEPVVMSDKVSSISLPKENQQLAQVGSIAGWGWGIHLTLATSLKHAVLPVVSSCKSEYQGDSLKPDVDDNMFCTGPGQYSENVCFGDSGSALTMSDPDTQDKYAAGILSYDKACSRDRYGVYMKISSYLPWIQSVIKGDD
- the LOC122988477 gene encoding haptoglobin-like; the encoded protein is MNTHNKMWFSLAVLFTAWACLADVAHTEASSVRSKRLVGGTLAPRVPWQAMIYLSESILDGGYAGGALISDRWVLTAGRNLFVRKTRQDTQGKSPIIPKVYLGILGKPEAGPLTEVAVEKVVLHPAFQNHSDWDNDLALLKLKEPVVMSDKVTPIPLPKENQQLAQEGSIAGWGWGYYFTFATSLKHLVLPVVSSCNSAYQGDPLKPDVDDNMFCTKATRYGENVCFGDSGSALAMSDPKSGDVYAAGILSYDKSCTSGDFGVYMKISSYLPWLHSIIRGDTEESFALRATAMTKMLTWQPRQ